In a genomic window of Acidobacteriota bacterium:
- the lepB gene encoding signal peptidase I: protein MAEERELTEASDLVPNQQDQDSQQSAAHGDEAREPDQAEAIQHSTLREYFITIVVCVIFALFVTTFVVHPMTVPTPSMVPTILVGDRLLIDKFSYRNHFREGLGLAASRLIERGDVVVFKYPQDPQVLYVKRAIGLPGETVEIRDKQVFIDNQPIDEPYKYHSEGDVRTGGFHSFSSRDNFGPLTVPQGQYFVMGDNRDDSRDSRYFGTLEESMIVGRPLFVFWSYEDDADAYQRSSPSELVKLYGERIIYFFTRTRWSRFGHVIR, encoded by the coding sequence TTGGCTGAAGAACGCGAACTGACGGAAGCAAGCGACCTGGTCCCGAACCAACAGGACCAGGACTCGCAGCAAAGTGCGGCCCACGGCGATGAAGCTCGGGAGCCGGATCAGGCCGAGGCCATTCAGCACAGCACCCTGCGCGAGTACTTCATCACCATCGTGGTGTGCGTCATCTTCGCCCTTTTCGTGACCACCTTCGTCGTCCACCCCATGACCGTGCCCACCCCTTCCATGGTTCCCACCATCCTGGTGGGAGACCGGCTGCTGATCGACAAGTTCAGCTATCGCAACCACTTCAGGGAGGGCTTGGGGCTGGCCGCTTCGCGCCTGATCGAACGGGGAGACGTGGTGGTCTTCAAGTACCCTCAAGATCCCCAGGTCCTCTACGTCAAGCGGGCCATCGGCCTCCCCGGCGAAACCGTCGAGATCCGCGACAAGCAGGTCTTCATCGACAATCAGCCCATCGACGAGCCCTATAAGTATCACTCCGAGGGAGATGTGCGGACGGGCGGCTTTCACAGCTTTTCAAGCCGCGACAACTTCGGCCCGCTAACCGTGCCGCAAGGTCAGTATTTTGTCATGGGCGACAACCGCGACGACAGCCGCGACAGCCGCTACTTCGGGACGCTGGAAGAGAGCATGATCGTGGGGCGTCCGCTCTTTGTCTTCTGGTCCTACGAGGACGACGCCGACGCCTACCAGCGCAGCAGTCCCAGTGAACTTGTCAAGCTCTACGGCGAGCGCATCATCTACTTCTTCACGCGCACCCGCTGGAGCCGTTTCGGTCACGTCATCCGTTGA
- a CDS encoding ADOP family duplicated permease, with translation MKVRLKHRKLAAALAESSISLNRWAQKIGVSSGHLSQMVNGRRVYLRAETRRKLLDALGLSFQELFEIEEERRRHGLGGLRRGRLSWSRGWGPLIPEETTAMKWISHFRFALRQMRRRKGFTAAAVLTLMIGIGSGTALFSLVNTILWKPFPYQDPEEIVRVLGTDQRNDRLNFSYPDFEELRDGSQAVFSHVAAHDWEPFSLAGGDQPIRVGGGQVSASLFQVLGVQPIVGRVFGPDEDRPGAARVLVLREALWRTYFGADPDIAGRTVQLNGQPATILGVLPDEAQYPHRVDLWIPLGQVAGESTRGATFLQVTARLNEGVSPQQAGQALESIAASWRERFPQLHENRGIWVQPLREEQVRNMKDMSAALLGVVVFVLLIVCANVANLLLARGVSREREFAVRSALGAGRMRLVQQLFCESLLLAGLGGLLGCLVGLAGVRLMMAAIPVYIPAWVNASMDWRILAFVLSASLFSALVFGLLPALQGTRQDLIAPLRGERASGGGRKRLRSMLVVGEVALSVALLVGAGLMIRQVQQLSSIDPGFETDGRLTAGMDLLTWLDRSDEERTAHVHRLIERLQALPGAEAVAAVDRLSFKGSTNMRSICAQGQSSEECDDNPGPIVQVVSPDYFKAMGIPILRGRTFDGSLNPSGREAIVSQSLAEALWPDETALGQSLRMRGSGTEDEWMTVVAVVQDSLQMQVLQRPWPLLYLPYQDNALGRMSWVVKARPGVDPLSLSEPLRQAVASVDPLQPVHEVMTLQEVFDVSIWSWRFFGSLFRAFAGVALILAAVGLYGVMAYSVSERRMEMGIRMALGAKRRQVITHVLRQGGILVAVGSVLGLLMGLGAGTLLSNILYRVAAFEPWVYLAVVAVMFFTALLALFLPARRASRYDPAVALRADG, from the coding sequence ATGAAGGTTCGGCTGAAGCATCGCAAGCTTGCCGCCGCATTGGCAGAGTCCTCCATCAGCCTTAACCGGTGGGCTCAGAAGATCGGCGTCTCCAGCGGCCACTTGTCTCAAATGGTCAATGGCCGCAGGGTCTATCTGCGCGCTGAGACGCGGCGCAAGTTGTTGGATGCGCTGGGGTTGTCCTTTCAAGAGCTATTCGAAATCGAAGAAGAGCGTCGTCGCCACGGGCTGGGTGGCTTGCGGCGGGGACGCTTGAGCTGGTCGCGCGGATGGGGCCCGCTCATTCCCGAGGAAACGACGGCTATGAAATGGATTTCCCACTTCCGCTTCGCGCTGCGCCAGATGAGGCGCCGCAAAGGATTTACCGCCGCGGCGGTCTTGACGCTGATGATCGGCATCGGGTCGGGAACGGCCCTCTTCAGTCTGGTCAATACGATTCTGTGGAAGCCCTTCCCCTATCAGGACCCCGAAGAGATCGTGCGCGTTCTCGGCACCGACCAACGGAACGACCGCCTCAACTTTTCCTATCCCGACTTCGAAGAACTGCGGGACGGCTCTCAGGCCGTTTTCTCCCACGTGGCCGCTCATGATTGGGAACCTTTCAGTCTGGCAGGAGGCGATCAGCCCATCCGGGTGGGCGGCGGACAGGTTTCGGCCAGCCTCTTTCAAGTGCTGGGAGTGCAGCCGATAGTCGGCCGAGTCTTCGGACCCGACGAAGACCGTCCCGGAGCGGCCCGGGTATTGGTGCTCCGTGAGGCCCTGTGGCGGACTTACTTCGGCGCCGATCCCGACATCGCGGGCAGGACGGTTCAGCTCAACGGTCAGCCGGCGACGATCTTGGGCGTGTTGCCCGATGAAGCTCAATATCCCCACCGCGTCGATCTCTGGATACCTTTGGGGCAAGTGGCGGGGGAATCCACGCGCGGGGCCACATTTTTGCAGGTCACGGCCCGCCTCAACGAAGGGGTGTCTCCCCAGCAGGCCGGTCAGGCTCTGGAGTCCATCGCCGCCTCCTGGCGGGAGCGCTTTCCCCAACTCCATGAGAACCGCGGAATTTGGGTGCAGCCGCTGCGCGAAGAGCAGGTGCGCAACATGAAGGACATGTCGGCGGCACTGCTGGGGGTGGTGGTTTTCGTGCTGCTCATCGTCTGCGCCAACGTGGCCAACCTGTTGCTGGCGCGGGGAGTTTCGCGAGAACGCGAGTTCGCGGTACGCAGCGCCTTGGGGGCCGGACGCATGAGGCTGGTCCAGCAGCTCTTCTGCGAAAGCCTGTTGCTGGCCGGACTGGGCGGCTTGCTGGGCTGTCTGGTGGGCTTGGCGGGCGTACGCCTGATGATGGCCGCCATCCCCGTCTACATCCCGGCCTGGGTGAACGCGAGCATGGATTGGCGCATCTTGGCCTTCGTGCTCTCGGCCAGCCTCTTCTCGGCCCTGGTCTTCGGACTCTTGCCGGCCCTGCAGGGCACCCGCCAGGACCTCATCGCGCCCTTGCGCGGGGAAAGAGCCTCAGGCGGCGGACGCAAGCGGCTGCGCTCCATGCTGGTGGTGGGCGAGGTGGCGCTTTCAGTGGCCTTGTTGGTGGGAGCCGGACTGATGATCCGCCAGGTGCAGCAGCTTTCCTCAATCGATCCCGGATTCGAGACGGATGGGCGCCTGACGGCCGGGATGGATCTGCTGACCTGGCTGGACCGCAGCGACGAAGAGCGTACGGCGCACGTCCACCGGCTGATAGAGCGGCTGCAAGCCCTGCCCGGAGCCGAGGCCGTGGCGGCTGTCGACCGCTTGTCCTTCAAGGGCTCTACCAACATGCGCAGCATCTGCGCCCAAGGGCAGAGCAGCGAAGAGTGCGATGACAATCCCGGGCCGATCGTGCAGGTGGTCAGTCCTGATTATTTCAAGGCCATGGGAATCCCCATCCTGCGCGGACGCACCTTCGACGGCTCGCTCAATCCCTCGGGCCGGGAAGCGATCGTCAGTCAGAGTCTGGCCGAGGCCCTGTGGCCGGACGAAACGGCCTTGGGACAGAGTCTGCGGATGCGCGGGAGCGGGACGGAAGACGAATGGATGACGGTGGTGGCCGTGGTGCAAGACAGCCTGCAAATGCAGGTCCTTCAGCGTCCCTGGCCACTGCTTTACCTGCCCTACCAGGACAATGCGTTGGGCCGCATGAGCTGGGTCGTCAAGGCCCGTCCGGGCGTCGATCCGCTCTCTCTGTCCGAACCCTTGCGGCAGGCGGTGGCCTCGGTGGATCCGCTGCAGCCCGTGCACGAAGTGATGACCCTGCAGGAGGTCTTCGATGTGTCGATCTGGAGCTGGCGGTTCTTCGGCTCGCTTTTCCGGGCTTTTGCGGGGGTGGCTCTGATCTTGGCCGCCGTGGGACTTTACGGCGTCATGGCCTACTCGGTCAGCGAGAGACGCATGGAGATGGGCATCCGCATGGCTCTGGGGGCCAAGCGACGCCAGGTCATCACCCACGTCCTGCGCCAGGGGGGGATTCTGGTGGCTGTGGGTTCGGTGCTTGGCCTCTTGATGGGATTGGGGGCCGGGACGCTGCTTTCCAATATTCTCTATCGTGTGGCTGCCTTTGAGCCGTGGGTTTATCTGGCGGTGGTCGCGGTGATGTTCTTTACTGCCTTGCTGGCGTTGTTTTTGCCGGCCCGGCGGGCTTCTCGCTACGACCCGGCTGTGGCGCTTCGGGCGGATGGGTGA
- the acnA gene encoding aconitate hydratase AcnA yields MQTASQDSFNIRKTLEAAGRKYHYYDLTALDQQTGGKVSRLPYCMKILLENLLRHEGGEDSRGDIEAVINWDPKAKPDREIAFTPSRVLLQDFTGVPAVVDLAVMRDAMDDLGGDPSKINPMVPAELVIDHSVQVDVFGSTEAFLRNVEREYERNRERYAFLRWGQTAFEGFKVVPPATGIVHQVNLEFLARVVFGKDTGDGWLAYPDTLVGTDSHTTMINGLGVLGWGVGGIEAEAAMLGQPISMLIPQVVGFKLTGKLREGATATDLVLTVTEMLRKKGVVNKFVEFYGEGLPKLSLADRATLGNMSPEFGSTCAISPVDEETLKYLRLTNRGDDRIALVEAYCKAQGLFHTEDSPDAEYSDSLELDLQDVVPSIAGPKRPQDRIALSSAKQAFEKELETTFSDTYRIAVGEGSDGGGTAVMESPVKTCTKVELSAEENAGQPASFELEDGAVVIAAITSCTNTSNPTVMVGAGLLAKKAAQKGLNRKPWVKTSLAPGSKVVTDYLDKSGLTHYLELLGFDLVGYGCTTCIGNSGPLPEPISKAVREHNMVVCSVLSGNRNFEGRINPDTRANYLASPPLVVAYALAGRMDIDLYNEPLGNDRDGQPVYLKDIWPSLKEIQETIASSLDSSMFAEKYSDVYGGTEEWKQLPIPEGDRYQWSEESTYIRQPTFFADMGPEPEPVSEIKDARVLALLGDTVTTDHISPAGSIPKNGPAGQYLIERGVKPHEFNSFGSRRGNHEVMVRGTFGNIRLRNLLVEKEGGWTKVDWEEEPVSIFEAANGYRERGIPLIVIAGKEYGTGSSRDWAAKGTLLLGVKAVIAESYERIHRSNLIGMGVLPLQFKQGEGRKSLELDGSESYTISGLDDGLKPGRELTVTAEKDGQEKSFKVVTRIDTANEMQYYRHGGILHYVLRSLLDS; encoded by the coding sequence ATGCAAACCGCAAGCCAAGACAGTTTCAACATCCGAAAGACCCTGGAGGCGGCAGGCCGCAAGTACCATTACTACGACCTGACGGCCCTCGACCAGCAAACCGGCGGCAAGGTGTCGCGCCTGCCCTATTGCATGAAGATCCTGCTGGAGAACCTGCTCCGTCACGAGGGGGGCGAGGACAGTAGGGGAGACATCGAAGCCGTCATCAACTGGGATCCAAAGGCCAAGCCCGACCGCGAGATCGCCTTCACCCCTTCGCGGGTGCTCCTGCAGGACTTCACGGGCGTCCCCGCCGTTGTCGATCTGGCCGTCATGCGCGATGCCATGGACGACCTGGGAGGCGACCCGTCCAAGATCAACCCCATGGTTCCCGCCGAGCTGGTCATCGACCACTCCGTGCAGGTGGACGTTTTCGGCAGCACCGAAGCCTTCTTGCGCAACGTCGAGCGGGAGTACGAGCGCAACCGCGAGCGCTATGCCTTCCTGCGCTGGGGCCAGACCGCCTTCGAGGGATTCAAGGTGGTTCCCCCGGCCACCGGAATCGTCCACCAGGTCAACCTGGAGTTCCTGGCCCGCGTGGTCTTCGGCAAGGACACCGGGGACGGATGGCTGGCCTATCCCGACACCCTGGTGGGCACCGACTCCCACACCACCATGATCAACGGCCTGGGAGTGCTGGGCTGGGGCGTGGGCGGAATCGAGGCCGAGGCCGCCATGCTGGGACAGCCCATCAGCATGCTCATCCCCCAGGTGGTGGGATTCAAGCTGACCGGCAAGCTGCGCGAAGGGGCCACCGCCACCGACCTGGTCCTCACCGTCACCGAAATGCTGCGAAAGAAAGGCGTGGTCAACAAGTTCGTGGAGTTCTACGGAGAGGGCCTGCCCAAGCTCTCGCTGGCCGACCGGGCCACCCTGGGCAACATGTCCCCCGAGTTCGGATCGACCTGCGCCATCTCTCCGGTCGATGAGGAAACCCTGAAATACCTGCGCCTGACCAACCGGGGCGACGACCGCATTGCGCTGGTCGAGGCCTATTGCAAGGCTCAAGGACTCTTTCATACCGAGGACAGTCCCGACGCCGAGTACAGCGACAGCCTGGAACTGGACCTGCAAGACGTGGTCCCCAGCATCGCCGGACCCAAGCGTCCCCAGGACCGCATCGCACTCAGCTCGGCCAAACAGGCCTTCGAGAAGGAACTGGAGACCACCTTCTCAGACACCTACCGCATCGCCGTGGGAGAAGGCAGCGACGGCGGAGGAACGGCCGTCATGGAATCTCCCGTCAAGACCTGCACGAAGGTGGAGCTGAGCGCCGAGGAAAACGCCGGCCAGCCAGCCTCGTTCGAGCTTGAGGACGGCGCCGTCGTCATCGCGGCCATCACCAGTTGCACCAACACCTCCAACCCCACCGTCATGGTAGGCGCCGGACTGCTGGCCAAGAAAGCCGCCCAAAAGGGCCTCAACCGCAAGCCCTGGGTCAAGACCAGCCTGGCTCCCGGATCGAAGGTGGTCACCGACTACCTGGACAAATCGGGACTCACGCATTACCTGGAACTGCTGGGATTCGACCTGGTGGGGTACGGATGCACCACCTGCATCGGCAACAGCGGCCCCCTTCCCGAGCCCATCTCAAAAGCCGTGCGCGAACACAACATGGTGGTCTGCTCGGTGCTCTCGGGCAACCGCAACTTCGAAGGACGTATCAATCCCGACACCCGCGCCAATTACTTGGCCTCGCCGCCGCTGGTGGTGGCCTACGCCCTGGCCGGACGCATGGACATCGACCTTTACAACGAACCCCTGGGCAACGACCGCGACGGCCAACCCGTCTATCTCAAGGACATCTGGCCCAGCCTCAAGGAGATTCAGGAGACGATCGCGAGCAGCCTCGACAGCTCGATGTTCGCCGAGAAGTACTCCGACGTTTACGGCGGAACCGAGGAGTGGAAACAGCTTCCCATCCCCGAGGGCGACCGTTACCAATGGAGCGAGGAATCGACCTACATCCGTCAGCCCACCTTCTTTGCCGACATGGGACCCGAGCCCGAACCCGTCAGCGAAATCAAGGACGCGCGCGTGCTGGCCCTGCTGGGGGATACGGTCACCACCGACCACATCTCTCCGGCCGGATCGATTCCCAAGAACGGTCCCGCCGGGCAGTACCTGATCGAGCGCGGCGTCAAGCCCCACGAGTTCAATTCCTTCGGGTCGCGCCGCGGCAACCACGAAGTGATGGTCCGGGGCACCTTCGGCAACATCCGCCTGCGCAACCTGCTGGTGGAGAAGGAAGGCGGCTGGACCAAGGTCGACTGGGAAGAGGAACCCGTTTCCATATTCGAGGCCGCCAACGGCTACCGCGAGCGCGGCATCCCGCTGATCGTCATCGCCGGCAAGGAATACGGCACCGGCTCTTCCCGCGACTGGGCAGCCAAGGGTACCCTTCTGCTGGGTGTCAAGGCCGTCATCGCCGAGAGCTACGAGCGCATCCACCGCAGCAACCTGATCGGCATGGGTGTGCTGCCCCTGCAGTTCAAGCAGGGCGAAGGACGCAAGAGCCTTGAGCTGGACGGCTCGGAAAGCTATACCATCAGCGGACTCGACGACGGCCTCAAGCCGGGCCGCGAACTGACCGTCACAGCCGAAAAGGACGGTCAGGAAAAGAGCTTCAAGGTCGTGACCCGCATCGATACGGCCAATGAAATGCAGTACTACCGTCACGGAGGCATCCTGCACTACGTCCTGCGCAGTCTTCTTGACAGCTAG
- the folK gene encoding 2-amino-4-hydroxy-6-hydroxymethyldihydropteridine diphosphokinase produces MPPEELSDREAERPNRGDEAIFLAFGSNLGRRRGWIEQAAQALLRRGVALQRCSSLYDTAPREVTDQPRFLNQVCRAASALSPLGLLEVCLQVEQALGRRRRRDKGPRNIDIDILYYGGRKIDHPRLQIPHPRLAERAFVMVPLAEIAPDWVDPTSGLAVRRMLERLGPQDETLHRLD; encoded by the coding sequence ATGCCTCCTGAAGAGCTTTCTGATCGAGAGGCCGAGCGGCCCAACCGGGGCGACGAAGCCATCTTCCTGGCCTTCGGATCGAACCTGGGCCGCCGCCGGGGCTGGATCGAGCAGGCGGCTCAGGCACTGCTGCGGCGGGGAGTGGCATTGCAGCGCTGCTCCAGCCTCTACGACACCGCTCCCCGCGAGGTGACCGACCAGCCGCGGTTCCTCAATCAGGTCTGCCGGGCCGCCTCCGCGCTCTCGCCGTTAGGTCTGCTGGAAGTCTGCTTGCAGGTCGAGCAGGCCTTGGGTCGCCGTCGGCGGCGCGATAAGGGGCCCCGCAACATCGATATCGACATCCTCTACTACGGGGGACGCAAGATCGATCATCCCCGCCTGCAGATTCCACATCCCCGCTTGGCCGAAAGGGCCTTCGTAATGGTGCCCCTGGCCGAGATCGCTCCCGATTGGGTCGATCCGACAAGCGGCCTCGCCGTGCGCCGGATGCTGGAGCGGCTGGGTCCCCAAGACGAGACGCTGCACCGCCTCGACTGA
- a CDS encoding permease prefix domain 1-containing protein → MRDRFPRLKRAFAQPEDDRTIIEEIDAELASHLEDSINQLIKDGMSRREALEETSRRFGDLVEYRRRMQRQRRLGELADEE, encoded by the coding sequence ATGCGGGACCGTTTCCCCCGTCTGAAGCGGGCGTTCGCCCAGCCTGAGGATGATAGAACGATCATCGAAGAGATCGATGCCGAGTTGGCATCCCACCTCGAAGACAGCATTAATCAACTCATCAAGGACGGAATGAGCCGAAGGGAGGCCCTGGAGGAGACTTCAAGGCGTTTCGGGGACCTGGTCGAATACCGCCGGCGCATGCAACGTCAACGGCGGCTCGGTGAGCTTGCCGACGAAGAGTAG
- a CDS encoding DUF481 domain-containing protein — protein MRRTLFFISTFWFFSAWAWADQVVLKNQDRLTGTVASLKDGKLMFTTSYAGEVAISWAEVASLQTDQPQEIVLSDGRETTASVAPAGEEGLARLQVPSRTDQVALADIVSIGIESPEPPTWWERWDGTANFGFDLSRGNTDRENLSLSFRPRRQGEDYRLQAAYQLDFSMETGVEDNRIQDGSARYDRFLGEKFFYYFLGGFTTNQRQELDLRTREGAGFGYEFSRGAASLSVFGGLTAVQEKFEGLQRSNDLQGLAGIEMASPVLGGGEVATKFEYEPRLTDSGRYLMRWIAQLNYPLFRGLTVGTELFDYFDSDPSSGNERNDFGLNIVFGWKF, from the coding sequence ATGAGACGCACGCTTTTCTTTATCTCGACCTTTTGGTTCTTCAGCGCATGGGCTTGGGCCGACCAGGTCGTCCTCAAGAACCAGGACCGCCTGACCGGAACGGTGGCGTCTCTCAAGGACGGCAAGCTCATGTTCACGACCTCCTACGCGGGAGAAGTTGCCATCTCCTGGGCCGAGGTGGCCTCGCTGCAGACCGATCAGCCCCAGGAGATCGTTCTCAGCGACGGGCGGGAAACAACCGCCTCGGTCGCCCCCGCCGGGGAAGAGGGATTGGCCCGCTTGCAGGTTCCGTCGCGGACCGACCAGGTGGCCTTGGCCGACATCGTCTCCATCGGCATCGAATCGCCGGAACCGCCCACCTGGTGGGAGCGCTGGGACGGCACCGCCAACTTCGGCTTCGACCTGTCGCGCGGCAACACCGACCGCGAGAACCTCAGCCTCAGTTTCCGTCCCCGCCGCCAGGGCGAGGACTATCGTCTGCAGGCGGCCTATCAACTCGACTTCAGCATGGAAACCGGCGTGGAAGACAACCGCATCCAGGACGGCTCGGCACGTTACGACCGCTTCTTGGGGGAGAAGTTCTTCTACTACTTCCTGGGCGGATTCACCACCAACCAGCGACAGGAACTCGACCTGAGGACCCGCGAAGGGGCCGGGTTTGGATACGAGTTCTCGCGCGGGGCGGCCTCCCTTTCCGTCTTCGGCGGCCTGACCGCCGTGCAGGAGAAGTTCGAGGGCCTGCAACGCAGCAACGACCTCCAGGGCCTGGCCGGCATCGAAATGGCCTCGCCCGTCCTGGGAGGAGGCGAAGTGGCCACCAAGTTCGAGTACGAACCCCGCCTGACCGATTCCGGCCGCTACCTGATGCGCTGGATCGCCCAACTCAACTACCCCCTCTTCCGGGGCCTGACGGTAGGAACCGAGCTTTTCGACTACTTCGACTCCGACCCCTCCTCCGGCAACGAGCGCAATGACTTCGGCCTCAACATCGTCTTCGGATGGAAGTTCTAA
- the lepB gene encoding signal peptidase I translates to MAKKKRKAEADAQQEGQEQKSKHGVFRENAVSLIICSIIAFFITTYVVHPMTVPTSSMEPTILVGDRVLVDKFTVRADFGMGVPGVPQHEIRRGDIVVFKHPVQTDVLWVKRVIGLPGEQVEVRGHQVFVDGLPLEEPYAQWSNPYSKSDFYGPVTVPPGSFFVMGDNRDNSQDSRSWGFLERKYLVGRPLITFWSYEDAPNAHQITGLGPRLKLYAERVFYFFPRTRWERMGRIIR, encoded by the coding sequence ATGGCCAAGAAGAAAAGAAAAGCGGAGGCCGACGCCCAGCAAGAGGGGCAGGAGCAGAAGAGCAAGCACGGCGTTTTCCGCGAGAATGCGGTGAGCCTGATCATCTGCAGCATCATCGCCTTCTTCATCACAACCTACGTCGTCCATCCCATGACCGTGCCCACCTCCTCCATGGAGCCAACCATATTGGTGGGAGACAGGGTACTGGTCGACAAGTTTACGGTCAGGGCCGATTTCGGGATGGGTGTTCCCGGAGTTCCTCAGCATGAAATCCGGCGTGGCGACATCGTGGTCTTCAAGCATCCCGTGCAGACCGACGTGCTGTGGGTGAAGCGCGTCATCGGGCTGCCCGGGGAGCAAGTGGAAGTCCGCGGGCATCAAGTCTTCGTCGATGGCCTGCCGCTGGAGGAGCCCTACGCCCAGTGGTCGAATCCCTACTCGAAAAGCGATTTCTACGGCCCCGTGACGGTGCCGCCGGGCAGCTTCTTCGTAATGGGCGACAACCGCGACAACAGCCAGGACAGCCGCAGTTGGGGTTTCCTGGAGCGCAAGTATCTGGTGGGACGTCCGCTGATCACCTTCTGGTCTTACGAAGACGCTCCCAACGCCCACCAGATCACGGGACTGGGACCCCGCCTCAAGCTCTATGCCGAGCGGGTCTTTTATTTTTTTCCCCGCACCCGCTGGGAACGCATGGGACGCATCATCCGCTAG
- a CDS encoding tetratricopeptide repeat protein, with protein sequence MKRKVSVFIASPGDLAQERRHFRETIDLLNIGFGDGVGVEFEPLGWEDALAVTGRRSQAAVNADIDRCDVFILALYRRWGQDAPDAKPYSSYTEEEFHRALERWKKEGAPEIFVFFKRVDAESEADPGKQLEKVMAFRRQLEESRKVLFRYFDDEDSFKDEVDRHLRDYVKGRLPEADREREMIVFPVEAVEEVAKAKEEAQKRVKEAKKARDREAAAQLKIEEMQLQIAQDAVALSMEGKIEFARQKLATLVVEARDPQVLQLAYEFSYRTGDLDSAQKSIERWLTIYDSEASPSQKARAYRRLGSVYRIRGQLDRAEEMYTKALAINEALDRKEGMARTYGNLGVLYQTRGELDRAEEMYRKALAIEEALIRKEGVANQYGNLGNLYETRGELDRAEEMYRKALAINEALGRKEGIAIQYGNLGLVLKTRGELDRAEKMFRKALAIDDVLGRKEGMADHYGNLGNLYLTRGDLHRAEEMLRKSLAIEEALGRKQGMASDYGNLGLVYQTRDELDRAEEMFRKALAIEVDLGRKEGMANQYGNLGLLHQNRGESERAEEMLRKSLAINEALGRREGMASAYGNLGIVYQTRDELDRAEEMFRKALTIEEGLGRKEGMASAYGNLGVVYQTRDELDRAQEMFRKALTIEEALGRKEGMASAYGNLGVVHQNRGELGRAQKMFRRSLALFTELGSPMRERVQSLLKDLHDKKAK encoded by the coding sequence ATGAAGAGAAAAGTATCCGTTTTTATCGCTTCACCAGGTGACCTTGCCCAAGAACGCCGCCATTTCCGCGAGACGATTGACTTACTGAACATCGGCTTTGGTGATGGCGTCGGCGTCGAATTCGAGCCTCTAGGCTGGGAAGATGCTTTGGCCGTTACGGGGCGCCGAAGCCAGGCCGCAGTCAACGCAGACATTGACCGCTGCGATGTTTTTATTCTGGCTCTGTACCGGCGATGGGGGCAGGATGCGCCCGACGCGAAGCCCTATTCCTCCTACACCGAGGAAGAGTTCCACCGTGCGCTGGAGCGCTGGAAGAAGGAAGGGGCGCCTGAGATCTTCGTTTTTTTCAAGCGTGTGGATGCCGAGTCGGAAGCAGACCCCGGCAAGCAGCTTGAAAAAGTGATGGCTTTCAGGAGACAGTTGGAAGAAAGCAGGAAGGTGCTGTTCCGCTACTTTGACGATGAAGACTCTTTCAAGGACGAAGTGGACAGGCATCTGAGAGACTATGTGAAAGGCAGGTTGCCCGAGGCGGACCGGGAGCGCGAGATGATCGTCTTTCCTGTTGAGGCAGTCGAAGAGGTCGCAAAGGCTAAGGAAGAGGCGCAGAAAAGAGTGAAAGAGGCCAAGAAGGCCCGCGACAGGGAAGCAGCAGCTCAACTCAAAATCGAGGAGATGCAACTGCAGATAGCTCAAGACGCCGTCGCCTTGTCGATGGAGGGCAAGATCGAGTTCGCCCGCCAGAAACTTGCGACCTTAGTGGTGGAAGCCAGAGACCCGCAGGTCCTTCAACTCGCCTATGAATTCTCTTATCGAACCGGCGACTTGGATTCGGCCCAGAAGTCAATAGAACGATGGTTGACGATCTATGATTCGGAGGCGAGCCCTTCGCAAAAAGCTAGAGCGTATCGCCGTTTGGGTAGTGTGTATCGCATTCGAGGGCAGTTGGACCGCGCCGAAGAGATGTACACCAAGGCGCTGGCCATCAACGAAGCGCTAGACCGCAAAGAGGGGATGGCGAGAACCTACGGCAATCTCGGCGTCCTGTATCAGACCCGAGGGGAGTTGGACCGCGCCGAAGAGATGTACCGAAAGGCACTGGCCATTGAAGAGGCGCTGATCCGCAAGGAAGGAGTGGCGAATCAATACGGCAATCTAGGGAACCTGTACGAGACCCGAGGGGAGTTGGACCGCGCCGAAGAGATGTACCGAAAGGCACTGGCCATCAACGAAGCTCTGGGACGCAAGGAAGGAATTGCGATTCAGTACGGCAACCTGGGCCTCGTGCTTAAGACCCGAGGGGAGTTGGACCGCGCCGAAAAGATGTTCCGCAAGGCCCTGGCCATCGACGATGTGCTGGGCCGCAAGGAGGGAATGGCGGACCATTACGGCAACCTTGGGAACCTGTACCTGACCCGAGGCGACCTGCACCGCGCCGAAGAGATGCTCCGCAAGTCCCTGGCCATCGAAGAAGCCCTGGGACGCAAGCAGGGGATGGCGAGCGACTACGGCAATCTCGGCCTCGTCTACCAGACCCGAGATGAGCTGGACCGCGCCGAAGAAATGTTCCGCAAGGCGCTGGCCATCGAAGTAGACCTTGGCCGCAAAGAAGGAATGGCGAACCAGTACGGTAACCTCGGCCTCCTGCATCAGAACCGGGGAGAGTCGGAACGCGCCGAAGAAATGCTCCGCAAGTCGTTGGCCATCAACGAAGCCTTGGGCCGCAGGGAGGGAATGGCGAGCGCCTACGGAAATCTCGGCATCGTCTACCAGACCCGAGACGAGTTGGACCGCGCCGAAGAGATGTTCCGCAAGGCATTGACCATCGAAGAAGGGCTGGGGCGCAAGGAGGGAATGGCCAGCGCCTACGGTAACCTGGGCGTGGTGTACCAAACCCGAGACGAGTTGGACCGCGCCCAAGAGATGTTCCGCAAGGCGTTGACCATTGAAGAGGCGCTGGGGCGCAAGGAGGGAATGGCCAGCGCCTACGGTAACCTGGGCGTGGTGCACCAGAATCGAGGCGAGCTGGGCCGAGCCCAAAAAATGTTCCGCAGATCCCTGGCGTTGTTCACAGAACTGGGGTCGCCCATGCGCGAGAGAGTTCAATCATTGTTGAAAGACCTGCACGATAAGAAGGCCAAGTAA